In Heptranchias perlo isolate sHepPer1 unplaced genomic scaffold, sHepPer1.hap1 HAP1_SCAFFOLD_256, whole genome shotgun sequence, a genomic segment contains:
- the LOC137310517 gene encoding major histocompatibility complex class I-related gene protein-like, protein MPEYSLVAMLDDYEIVYFDSTLQRTVPRQQWMADSFDNHHWDAIAITMAGFHGLVRGNAEIFYRQQHGASSVFFVQGMCGCELNSDNSTEGFIKFGYDGEDAYVFDKDRLSWIAVNPEFQTLADRWNANTFMNKYFKTLLEKDCVKWLLIYLRAGREALQRKVAPEVFIGKRSDGDRVLRVSCLVSGFYPWAIEVTWLGNGEEVVDIESSDVLPNQDMTYRVLKTIELSGDDRKSYSCHIEHASLLRGINVPWERATEGGTNVGIGTGAAAVSLTLLGIIVGIGFWSKRQNRRDQQSPSETSKTHQRPVETGRVLP, encoded by the exons ATGCCCGAGTACAGCTTGGTCGCGATGCTCGATGACTATGAGATAGTGTATTTCGACAGCACCCTTCAGCGGACTGTGCCCAGACAGCAGTGGATGGCCGACTCCTTCGACAACCATCACTGGGACGCCATCGCCATCACAATGGCGGGGTTCCATGGTCTGGTCAGAGGAAACGCCGAGATATTTTACCGACAGCAACACGGTGCCTCGA GTGTTTTCTTTGTCCAGGGAATGTGTGGCTGCGAACTGAACAGCGACAATTCCACAGAGGGGTTTATAAAGTTTGGATATGACGGGGAGGACGCGTATGTTTTTGACAAGGACAGATTGAGTTGGATTGCGGTGAATCCAGAGTTCCAGACTTTAGCAGACCGGTGGAATGCAAACACCTTCATGAACAAATACTTCAAGACCCTGTTGGAAAAGGACTGTGTGAAGTGGCTGCTGATATACCTTCGGGCTGGGCGAGAAGCACTACAGAGGAAAG TCGCCCCTGAGGTGTTTATTGGGAAGAGGAGTGACGGGGACAGAGTGCTAAGGGTCTCCTGCCTTGTGTCGGGGTTCTACCCCTGGGCCATCGAGGTGACTTGGTTGGGGAATGGTGAGGAGGTCGTTGACATTGAATCCAGTGACGTGCTGCCCAACCAGGATATGACCTATCGGGTACTGAAAACGATCGAGCTGAGTGGAGACGACAGGAAGAGCTACTCCTGTCATATCGAGCACGCCAGCCTCCTGCGGGGGATCAACGTACCCTGGG AGAGGGCGACAGAAGGAGGCACGAATGTGGGGATTGGGACTGGAGCAGCAGCCGTCTCACTCACTCTTCTTGGCATCATCGTCGGAATTGGCTTCTGGAGCAAGAGGCAAAACAGGAGAGACCAGCAGAGCCCATCAGAGACCAGCAAAACCCATCAGAGACCAGTAGAAACTGGCAGAGTCCTGCCGTGA